In Methanobrevibacter sp., a genomic segment contains:
- a CDS encoding GDP-L-fucose synthase, which produces MDFSDRIYVAGHNGMVGSAIVRALKKRGYNNLILKSHSELDLTRQADVENFFKQEKPDSLFLAAAKVGGINANMNNPVDFLMENIIIQYNIIKSAFENDVEKLVFLGSSCIYPTKAKQPLKEEYLMSGPLEPTNEGYALAKIVGLKACEFYNKQYGTNYISVMPPNIYGINDNFDLENAHVVASLIRKMHEAKIFNKPQVDIWGTGNQYRELMFVDDMADATLFAFENYDGDSFINIGVGKDYTIRELAETIKHVVNYEGELYFDTSKPDGMFRKVLDVNQFEKLGWKAKYSLEEGIKLTYNWFLKNYGADYDD; this is translated from the coding sequence ATGGATTTTTCAGATAGAATATATGTTGCAGGACATAATGGAATGGTTGGTTCAGCAATTGTCAGAGCTCTTAAAAAAAGAGGATATAATAACTTAATTTTAAAATCACACTCTGAATTAGATTTAACTCGTCAAGCTGATGTTGAAAATTTTTTCAAACAAGAAAAACCGGATTCTCTTTTCCTTGCAGCCGCTAAAGTTGGGGGTATAAATGCAAATATGAATAATCCAGTTGATTTTTTAATGGAGAATATTATTATACAATATAACATTATTAAATCTGCTTTTGAAAATGATGTTGAAAAGCTTGTATTTTTGGGCAGTTCTTGTATTTATCCTACAAAAGCTAAACAACCATTGAAAGAGGAATATTTGATGTCTGGACCCTTAGAACCAACTAATGAGGGTTATGCTTTAGCAAAAATTGTTGGGTTAAAAGCTTGTGAATTTTATAATAAACAATATGGAACTAATTATATTAGTGTGATGCCTCCTAATATTTATGGTATTAATGATAATTTTGATTTAGAGAATGCACATGTTGTGGCGTCTCTTATTAGGAAGATGCATGAAGCTAAAATATTTAACAAGCCTCAAGTGGATATTTGGGGAACTGGAAACCAATATCGTGAACTAATGTTTGTTGATGATATGGCTGATGCTACTTTGTTTGCATTTGAAAATTATGATGGGGATTCTTTTATTAATATTGGTGTTGGAAAAGATTATACTATTAGGGAATTAGCTGAAACTATAAAACATGTTGTTAATTATGAAGGGGAGCTTTATTTTGATACTTCAAAACCTGATGGCATGTTTAGAAAAGTTTTAGATGTAAATCAATTTGAAAAATTAGGTTGGAAAGCAAAATATTCATTAGAAGAAGGAATTAAATTAACTTATAATTGGTTTTTAAAAAATTATGGGGCTGATTATGATGATTAA
- the gmd gene encoding GDP-mannose 4,6-dehydratase: MKKALITGITGQDGSYLAEFLLNKNYEVHGILRRSSSFNTGRIEHLYMEDLVEDMHKARNFHLHYGDITDSTNVISLIQEIRPDEIYNLAAQSHVKVSFETPEYTAQVDAVGTLRILEAVRLLSLENKTKIYQASTSELYGLVQEIPQNENTPFYPRSPYGVAKLYGFWITKNYREAYDIFASNGILFNHESPRRGETFVTRKITLAVARIKLGKQKKLYLGNLNAKRDWGHAKDYVECMWLILQNDNPDDFVIATGEMHTVREFCELAFKEVGINIRWEGEGIDEKGIDVETGNVLVEVDPKYFRPAEVDQLLGDPTKAMEILGWNPTQTSFETLVKEMVKSDLDLVKNTS; the protein is encoded by the coding sequence ATGAAAAAAGCTTTAATTACTGGAATAACTGGGCAAGATGGCTCATATCTTGCCGAATTTTTATTAAATAAAAATTATGAAGTTCATGGTATATTAAGAAGAAGTTCTTCATTTAATACAGGCAGAATAGAACATTTGTATATGGAAGATTTAGTGGAGGATATGCATAAAGCAAGAAATTTCCATTTGCATTATGGTGATATTACTGATTCTACAAATGTCATTTCATTAATTCAAGAAATACGTCCAGATGAAATTTATAACTTAGCAGCTCAATCTCATGTAAAAGTTTCTTTTGAAACTCCAGAATACACTGCTCAAGTTGATGCTGTTGGAACTTTACGTATATTGGAAGCTGTTCGCTTGTTAAGTTTAGAAAACAAAACAAAAATTTATCAAGCTTCCACATCTGAGCTTTATGGTTTAGTTCAAGAAATTCCTCAGAATGAAAATACTCCGTTTTATCCAAGAAGTCCTTATGGCGTGGCTAAATTGTATGGTTTTTGGATTACAAAGAATTATCGTGAAGCATATGATATTTTTGCATCAAATGGAATTTTATTTAATCATGAATCACCAAGGAGAGGCGAAACTTTTGTAACTCGCAAAATCACACTTGCTGTGGCCAGAATTAAATTGGGAAAACAAAAGAAACTTTATCTCGGAAATCTTAATGCTAAAAGAGATTGGGGTCATGCTAAAGATTATGTTGAATGCATGTGGTTAATATTGCAAAATGATAATCCTGATGATTTTGTTATAGCAACCGGAGAAATGCATACTGTTCGTGAATTTTGTGAGCTTGCATTTAAAGAAGTGGGAATTAATATTCGTTGGGAAGGAGAAGGAATCGATGAAAAAGGTATAGATGTAGAAACTGGAAATGTTTTAGTTGAAGTTGACCCAAAATATTTTAGACCAGCGGAAGTGGATCAATTATTAGGGGATCCTACAAAAGCAATGGAGATATTGGGTTGGAATCCAACTCAAACTTCTTTTGAAACTTTAGTAAAAGAAATGGTTAAATCGGATTTAGATTTGGTAAAAAATACATCTTAA